AAACAAGCATCGATAGTCTAGTTGTAATGTATAAATGAGGCTGCTGAATATGAATTTTCATAGTACATTGGTACTGAAAATCAACATCTTAGCCCTCAATTATGCAATAGAATTAGGGACCTAATCTCTCCAAAGCAACACATTTCCATTCATCTTAGCCTAATTATGGAGGTAATAAAGCCATATGTGAAACTTCTGATCCCACCAACACTCTTTCACAACCCTAACCTGcaatacatatacatttatgtatacatatattaccatgTACAAGATATTATGTTGAATGCATTTTCTTATGTTTTCCAAGGATCCTTTTCCAGCCTCAAACTAGGCTCCCTGGTTAAAATCCATAAACTGAGGTTGCGGATGTCCATTATTGGTGGATGACTCGGGCATCTGCTGATGCTGCTGCTGTTGCGGGGTTTGCTGACCACCAAAGTGATGTGGGGACGGTTGGTGGGAGAAAAACTGAGGTAGTCCGCTATTGAAGTGGTTTCCATTCATAGCTGACATTTGACCGGCTTGTATCTTAAGCCGCTGCACCTCTTCCCTCAACGCTTCATTTAAAGCTTCAACCCATAgaaatataaatgttaattttaatatatcttCAAAGCCTAATTTGGTAACTCAATGTCAGTGTTGTGTCTAGAGGTGCCTGTGCCTTAGCATTAAATACCCCTATCGAGCAGGGCCTATTTAATGGCGCACCACGCACCTAAGTGCAACTTTTTTATAACGCAATCAGCATGGAAAAAGCCCGTCTGATTAAAGTtcgctttatttttttttaattttcgccTTTTCATTAGATATAAGTCTATCAGTAACAAAGGGATAGAATCAATATCTATACTTCTCAATATTTGAGTATTCTACTATAGACATAGCCTATAAGAAAACCATAAATAttgactaataaaattttacatgttttgtaGATAAACTATACCTCactagtttattattattaacttacACATACACATATGCACTTTACTCTACTCAGGCTAGCCTTTTTTACTTGCACCTTGTccttagaaaaaatataaacgtTTTGATGTCTAGACTGCGCCTTGTGCCCTTGACAATACTGCTATATATACCCATTTGATGACTTATTGTAGGACAATACAAAAATTGAATGGACTATGGAAGCAAAAATATGACATCCTTTCCAATGTCATATTAACAAAGTCCTTTAAGTGCACTCATGAATTTACAATTCAACTGTGCCTTACTCTTTTACATGATGAAATCACTTAACTATGAAATGGAAGAATTTTGATGGTTTTACCAATTGCATCATAGCTGATGAATGACCAAAACAATACAGTCACTTCATTCATAATGCTCCCGGCCACCACCGGTATAATTGCAGTATGTAGTGCAAACATAAGGAAAAAGTACGCATATTACCATCTCTAAGCTGCGCTTGTTGCTCCATGGCCTGTAACCGTAGTTTGAGTTCCTTATTCTCAGTAGTCAACCCAGTAGTGTCTCTCTGCATTGAAGGAGAAATATATTAGAATCTGTTCCCTTCGCTCTGGGTACAGTTATCAAATATTAGAGCCCTCAAAGATGCAAAACAGGTTTTCCAGGTTTGCAACTTCAGCAGAAATAAGTCAATTGGACTCTATAAAATgctaaataatatcatattgtGCATGATAACTAAGCAGTCCCGATGATAACCATATCAGATAAATCATGCAAAGTTTTATCTGATATTTCCTATGTTAAAGGTACACAGTTATTTCACTGCTACTCAGACTCAAGGGGGAGTGTAGGATCCTGGTACGTGCCTAACACAAGTATGCTTGGAATTTTGGAAGCTTTTTCATATACTTATACGCTTGTCCCTATACTTGTTGGATAGGGATGTCAgacatttaaaataaagaatctgAGCGACATAGGCTATTTCAACTGCATATAGTTTTCTTATTCAAGGATTGACCAATGATAGTTTACAAGGTTAAGTGTCTAGGAAAAACAATTTGTAGTGGAACTTCTCTCAAGAAGGTGCAAAGTGACTAAAGATACTAGCAACATATGTTCTCAATAGATATGGTAagatttttctaagtttttttcaagtattttgaaGGATCCTTGAAAGTCATAACTTCTTGCTTATGTATCCAACATGAGTGTCAGACACAAATactataagaaaaataaagagttgAAGCAATAGGCAACCTTAATTATAGTAATACGGGTCTAAACCTTCTTCCAACTAAGAGAATTCTATGCATCTATACAACAAAGAAGTATTTTCAAAGGTGAAAGCAATCTCAGAAAAGATTTCCTCTTATATTCAAGTAGTAAATTAAATAACGTCCCAAATGAAACGTTTTAAGTCTCTAACATTTATTCCGATTATAACACGTGATTCAACCCATAAATATACTTGCAGGCATCTGTTTCATACATATGAGATTCCACTCGCAATTATAATCATagcaatgaaaaaaaatatcatttgaataCACGAACCTGGAAAGGATAAAAAAGTGGATCACATTTTCAAGATGTAAACTCTGAACCTAAATCAGAGAGGCATAAGGATAAAGTATATTTACCTGTAATACTGTGACCTGTGCGGAGAGATTGGTAGCTTCTGTTTGAAGAGTCTGAACTTTCCTCTCCAGCTCACTGGTGTATCGAATCTTCCTCTCCTTCGAACGCGCTGCGGATTGCCTGTTAGCCAGAATCCTAAAGAACACAAACAAACTTCATTTGCTATGAAAATTAATTCCACCAACTTACATTCATAAGACAACATCTATGCTGCTCCAATTCTGACTCTTTATTGTCCCAAACATATCGGTATTCCGCACTTACTGAGAGTACCGCTATTAGACCCTTCTAATATATCGGAGAACTTCAAAGGATTTGAGTGTCACCCTACTTCTGTTATTAAGGTTGAAGCTAGTGCACAAGGCTCCCAGACAAGTTCTTAATTCAAACAGCCTTCCCAGCAGAGAGGCTGTTTGATCAAGCGAAAAGTCACTAGAAAAGTGTTCATCATGACAGATTGACAGGCACCATCTTTcattctttccttttattttttaattattaataaaagaaagtaattACTACTATAATACAAGTAAAAAGAGCTTAAACATGCTTGAGCTCAAACTAGAAATTCGAAGCTTGAACTCgattgaatttcattttagacTCAATTAAGATGTTTATTTGTAAGAAAAAAGAAGCTCAATtctcatatttattatttgtgcTCGCtcattaaaaaatacattaaatatacaaaaaaataaaaaataaaaacttcatCAGATCAAAGATATTTTTTCAAGTCGAATTTGCGCATGGATGGAAgatcaaatcaaaactaaagaaaaacaaaatttgtctCACAGGAAacataattaattgaaaataagttgtaaaaaaatttccattaatttgattttaaaataaaaaggataaaaaaagcAGTAGCAAAAAGGATAAACCATCAGGAAAAAAAACCCTACCTTTTAGCTCTCTTGGGATCAATAAGAGCAAGCTCGGCGAGTCTATCAGGAGCAATAGCCTTCTTAACACCGTCAACGGCCATCAAAGACTCAACCTCAAACGACGCCGTACCATCCATCGAGTTACTATTCCTGTGGTGAACCCTCTTCTCTCCCGCCGCTCCTTTCCCGCCAAATTTCTCATCTCCAGCTCCTCCTGAAATAGCCGGTCCAGTCAAGCCGAGTCCGTCGAAAAAATCCGAGTCAACAGAGAGACTACGGAGGTGGGAAGAGATTTGCCTAGGGTTACTGTGGGAGGAGCGAGGATGATGCCCGT
This sequence is a window from Gossypium raimondii isolate GPD5lz chromosome 5, ASM2569854v1, whole genome shotgun sequence. Protein-coding genes within it:
- the LOC105770241 gene encoding transcription factor VIP1, yielding MDKIPPRGVHHRRAHSDTTFRFDDLLLFDPSDLDLSSLDLPASSSNPTPPPVVPVPIYSSDDSSSNGHHPRSSHSNPRQISSHLRSLSVDSDFFDGLGLTGPAISGGAGDEKFGGKGAAGEKRVHHRNSNSMDGTASFEVESLMAVDGVKKAIAPDRLAELALIDPKRAKRILANRQSAARSKERKIRYTSELERKVQTLQTEATNLSAQVTVLQRDTTGLTTENKELKLRLQAMEQQAQLRDALNEALREEVQRLKIQAGQMSAMNGNHFNSGLPQFFSHQPSPHHFGGQQTPQQQQHQQMPESSTNNGHPQPQFMDFNQGA